The Streptosporangiales bacterium genome includes a window with the following:
- a CDS encoding amidohydrolase family protein encodes MQTVIRNVRPWGKGPSDVVLDEGRIAAVRSHDPGVTVDGEVVDGRGRLLLPSFSDVHVHLDSTRLGLPFRPHTGSPGIWNMVMNDRRNWRDAEWPVDRRADHTLALMIARGTTRVRSYAQIDVDCGLTRFEAVLKARENHAARCDVQVIAFPQAGLLREDGTVPLIEEALRSGADVVGGIDPCELDRDPVRHLDIVFGLAERYQVPVDIHLHEPGDLAVWTTGLIAERTRACGMQGKVSISHGYALGGVSEATTARVIDDLAASDIAMATVAPSVDTSLPLAQLTAAGVRLGLGEDGQRDYWSPYGNADMLDRVWQLAFTNRFRADELIEHCAAVGTVGGASILGDATARLQSAADRPGLEVGDPADLVVLAGETVAAAVMDRLEDRTVIHAGSVVADAFELVG; translated from the coding sequence ATGCAGACCGTCATTCGTAACGTTCGGCCTTGGGGGAAGGGGCCCAGCGACGTCGTTCTCGATGAGGGACGGATTGCTGCGGTGCGTTCGCATGATCCGGGGGTGACGGTCGACGGGGAGGTCGTCGATGGGCGTGGGCGGCTGCTCCTGCCGTCGTTCTCCGATGTCCATGTGCACCTGGACTCGACGCGGCTCGGTCTGCCGTTCCGGCCGCACACCGGGAGTCCGGGCATCTGGAACATGGTGATGAACGACCGCCGCAACTGGCGCGATGCGGAGTGGCCGGTCGACAGGCGCGCGGACCACACGCTGGCGCTCATGATCGCCCGCGGCACCACCCGCGTGCGCAGCTACGCGCAGATCGACGTCGACTGCGGTCTGACCCGGTTCGAGGCTGTGCTGAAGGCGCGGGAGAACCACGCGGCTCGCTGCGACGTGCAGGTCATCGCGTTCCCGCAAGCCGGTCTGCTGCGCGAGGACGGCACCGTCCCGCTGATCGAGGAGGCGCTGCGTTCCGGCGCGGACGTCGTGGGCGGGATCGACCCGTGTGAGCTCGACCGCGACCCGGTGCGGCACCTGGACATCGTGTTCGGCCTCGCGGAGCGGTACCAGGTGCCGGTCGACATCCACCTGCACGAGCCGGGCGACCTCGCGGTGTGGACGACCGGCCTCATCGCCGAACGTACCCGGGCGTGCGGCATGCAGGGCAAGGTGTCGATCTCGCACGGCTACGCGCTCGGCGGCGTGTCGGAGGCGACCACCGCCAGGGTGATCGACGACCTCGCCGCGTCGGACATCGCCATGGCGACCGTCGCACCATCGGTGGACACCAGCCTGCCGCTCGCACAGCTGACCGCCGCTGGCGTACGGCTCGGCCTCGGCGAAGACGGTCAACGGGACTACTGGTCGCCGTACGGCAACGCCGACATGCTCGACCGCGTCTGGCAGCTGGCGTTCACGAACAGGTTCCGCGCCGACGAGCTCATCGAGCACTGCGCCGCCGTCGGCACCGTCGGCGGTGCAAGCATCCTCGGCGACGCGACGGCACGGTTGCAGTCGGCCGCCGACCGGCCCGGCCTGGAGGTCGGTGATCCCGCCGACCTCGTCGTCCTGGCCGGCGAGACCGTCGCGGCAGCGGTGATGGACCGGCTCGAGGACCGTACGGTCATCCACGCCGGCAGCGTCGTCGCGGACGCGTTCGAGCTCGTCGGCTAG